The following proteins come from a genomic window of Companilactobacillus pabuli:
- a CDS encoding DNA-processing protein DprA codes for MPPLTRLILILLQISYVGPITVLNFLATGVDPVTVLSNNGKTFPKRISKQLWDEYEKKAQEQWDLAQELGVTIINYQDATYPQRLLNLDNFPPIIYAKGDQSLLNRPKLTAVIGTREPQATTIKQGQRLTKYLVSRDHVIVAGLALGCDTVAHKTCLQNNGQTIAVLAHGLAQKIYPSENIELAQEIIESGGLLLTTYPPMTKVAPFRLAERDQWQSGLSDKVIVLETNENSGTNITIKYARKQKREVIILKNQINN; via the coding sequence ATGCCACCATTAACAAGGTTGATCTTAATTTTATTGCAAATATCCTACGTTGGACCGATTACAGTGCTGAATTTTTTAGCAACCGGAGTTGATCCAGTGACAGTACTTAGTAACAACGGGAAAACTTTTCCAAAACGAATCTCTAAACAATTGTGGGATGAATACGAGAAAAAGGCTCAAGAGCAGTGGGATTTAGCTCAAGAATTAGGAGTAACTATTATTAATTATCAAGATGCAACATATCCACAACGCTTATTAAATTTGGATAATTTCCCACCTATAATTTATGCCAAAGGTGATCAGAGCTTGTTAAATCGCCCTAAATTGACTGCTGTTATTGGGACTAGGGAACCACAAGCGACCACTATCAAGCAAGGGCAGAGACTGACTAAATATTTAGTATCAAGAGATCATGTCATCGTGGCTGGTTTAGCATTGGGATGTGATACAGTTGCTCACAAAACTTGTTTACAAAATAATGGTCAAACGATTGCTGTTCTGGCACACGGTTTAGCTCAAAAAATTTACCCGTCAGAAAATATCGAATTGGCTCAAGAAATCATCGAAAGTGGCGGATTGTTATTAACAACTTATCCACCGATGACTAAAGTGGCTCCGTTTCGATTAGCTGAAAGAGATCAGTGGCAGAGTGGCTTGAGTGATAAAGTCATTGTCTTAGAAACCAATGAAAACAGTGGGACAAACATCACTATTAAGTATGCTCGAAAGCAAAAAAGGGAAGTAATAATACTTAAAAATCAAATAAATAATTAA
- a CDS encoding EAL domain-containing protein, producing the protein MSFLQFELTLLWLVIATIFVFGITIAIFYWRSRKTNNNYLENKNFHLRYFIQRQVDYHDKTVGYECLLRQQQPDNSWTLPKKLDSLPLQRVVFLLEDTFKALPTEPYVLSINLEYNQIISRDFQYFVRWAISKIEPMKLSIEFSPGNIKKFHKKHLFEKRIREARNYNMQFSIDNVGSEMANLKAIEWMLPFVDNIKCSMRSFRKDDPSVWLDLNLQSWNRISKEHDINLILMGIENEKDEALAEQLNIPTRQGYLFGHPVNPIKSKQEEENEKR; encoded by the coding sequence ATGAGCTTTTTACAATTTGAATTAACCTTACTATGGCTAGTTATCGCGACAATTTTTGTCTTCGGTATAACAATAGCCATTTTTTATTGGCGGTCTCGAAAAACCAACAATAATTATCTAGAAAATAAAAATTTTCATTTGCGCTACTTTATTCAACGACAAGTTGACTATCATGACAAAACCGTTGGTTATGAATGCCTCTTACGTCAACAACAACCAGACAACTCTTGGACTTTGCCCAAAAAGTTGGATTCTTTACCATTACAACGAGTAGTTTTTTTATTAGAGGACACCTTCAAGGCTTTACCAACTGAACCTTACGTTTTATCGATCAATCTAGAATACAATCAAATCATCAGTCGTGACTTTCAATACTTTGTTCGTTGGGCTATCTCAAAAATCGAACCGATGAAGTTATCAATTGAGTTCTCACCGGGAAACATCAAAAAGTTTCACAAGAAACATCTCTTCGAGAAGCGTATTCGTGAAGCTAGAAATTACAATATGCAATTCAGTATCGACAACGTTGGCTCAGAAATGGCCAATTTAAAAGCAATTGAGTGGATGCTACCTTTTGTCGATAATATCAAATGTTCAATGCGGAGTTTCCGTAAAGATGACCCAAGTGTTTGGCTTGATCTCAATCTACAATCTTGGAATCGTATTTCCAAAGAACATGATATTAATTTGATTTTGATGGGAATTGAAAACGAAAAAGACGAAGCTTTGGCTGAACAACTAAACATTCCCACTCGTCAAGGTTATCTCTTTGGTCATCCCGTAAATCCTATCAAATCTAAACAGGAAGAGGAAAATGAAAAAAGATAA
- a CDS encoding DMT family transporter: MNNKLVGSILLSVAACIWGGTFVAVKVIVSQVHPLQLVWLRYAVAIVFLVGFSIIKKEKRNFHVKDLKWFIPIGLTGYAVSLVAQETGTWFSSAQTGAVVTSSTPTFMVIFAWLLLKEKLTKVKIMSLIMATLGVIMIVGIHLSGKHILTGVFFLIVSALTWSLMSVMIQKFPNYSALQITIISATIALLCLTPFVINDVADFTSINFFNPKVMLCLFYVGAISTAAAFVMWNKGLTMVSTSVSGLFYLLQPIVGTLLGWLLLGEGITIGFVVGSVLILGSVFVSIRFAE, from the coding sequence ATGAATAATAAGTTAGTTGGTTCAATTCTACTAAGTGTAGCAGCCTGTATCTGGGGTGGAACTTTCGTAGCAGTCAAGGTCATCGTTAGTCAAGTTCATCCGTTGCAATTAGTTTGGTTACGCTATGCTGTGGCGATAGTCTTTTTGGTTGGTTTTTCAATCATCAAAAAAGAAAAGCGGAATTTTCATGTAAAGGACTTGAAGTGGTTCATTCCCATCGGACTGACTGGCTATGCAGTTTCTCTAGTGGCACAGGAGACTGGAACTTGGTTTTCTAGCGCTCAAACGGGTGCAGTCGTGACTTCTTCAACTCCGACATTTATGGTGATTTTTGCTTGGTTACTATTAAAGGAGAAGTTAACTAAAGTCAAAATCATGTCGTTGATTATGGCAACTTTAGGCGTAATTATGATTGTTGGCATCCATTTAAGTGGCAAACACATCTTGACCGGAGTATTTTTCTTGATTGTGTCCGCTTTGACTTGGTCGTTGATGTCGGTTATGATTCAGAAATTCCCTAATTATTCAGCACTTCAAATTACAATTATTTCAGCAACAATAGCCTTATTGTGTTTGACACCGTTCGTTATTAACGATGTGGCTGACTTCACTTCAATCAATTTCTTCAATCCTAAAGTCATGCTCTGTCTGTTTTACGTGGGAGCTATCTCAACGGCAGCAGCTTTTGTGATGTGGAACAAAGGCTTAACGATGGTCAGCACTAGTGTTTCGGGATTGTTTTATTTATTGCAGCCAATTGTTGGAACTTTGTTAGGCTGGTTGTTATTAGGTGAAGGCATTACGATTGGTTTTGTTGTTGGATCGGTTTTAATTTTGGGCAGTGTCTTTGTGTCGATTAGATTTGCAGAGTGA
- the budA gene encoding acetolactate decarboxylase, giving the protein MSKTHTLYQHGTLALLVPGLLDGTITMKELLEHGDTGIGTGEGLDGELIILDGVPYQVDHNGNVNVVEDDFTLPFANSHFAEYKRLTDVEELSQAELDKKIGAMTSANTFYSIKVHGTFTNIKTRAVKKSHKPYATLGKTAEDQSIFLRESVEGTLLSYYSPQIFDGAAVGGFHHHFLSDAHDFGGHVLGFGGATGNVEIQQFDTLEQHLPIHNKDFMNYDFSDWDILGEIHNAE; this is encoded by the coding sequence ATGTCAAAAACACATACACTTTATCAACATGGTACATTAGCTTTATTAGTTCCTGGCTTATTAGATGGTACGATTACGATGAAAGAACTACTTGAACACGGCGATACTGGTATCGGTACTGGTGAAGGACTTGATGGCGAATTGATTATTTTGGACGGCGTTCCTTATCAGGTTGACCATAACGGCAATGTTAATGTTGTCGAAGATGACTTTACCCTACCATTCGCTAACAGCCATTTCGCTGAATACAAACGTTTGACTGATGTCGAAGAATTATCACAAGCTGAATTGGACAAAAAAATCGGTGCTATGACGAGTGCAAACACCTTTTATTCTATTAAAGTCCACGGTACTTTCACTAATATCAAAACTCGTGCCGTTAAGAAATCCCACAAGCCTTACGCTACTTTGGGAAAAACAGCTGAAGATCAAAGTATTTTCCTACGTGAATCAGTTGAAGGAACACTGTTGAGCTACTACTCCCCTCAAATCTTTGATGGTGCAGCAGTTGGCGGTTTCCATCACCATTTCTTATCCGATGCTCATGACTTTGGTGGTCACGTTCTAGGATTTGGTGGTGCTACTGGTAATGTTGAAATTCAGCAATTTGATACGTTGGAACAACACTTGCCAATTCATAATAAAGATTTTATGAACTATGATTTCTCTGATTGGGATATCTTAGGAGAAATTCATAACGCTGAATGA
- a CDS encoding 6-phospho-beta-glucosidase, with protein MSRNALKMVTIGGGSSYTPELIEGYIKRQDQLPIKEIWLVDIPEGEKKLNIVGNMAKRMVKAAGLDWEVHLTLDRREALKDADFVSTQFRVGLLEARVKDERIPGSYGLLGQETNGAGGIFKAFRTVPVILDIVKDMKDLCPNAWLINFTNPSGMITEAIQQYGKWDKVIGLCNVPVMAMMNEPATIGKELKDLTYKFAGIDHFHWHRVWDNSGKEVTMDIINKMYDGSETGLPKNIFDVKFFREQLNQMKMIPCGYHRYYYRQTEMLNHSLEEFNQNKTRAQEVMRIEHELFTLYQDSNLDHKPKQLAERGGAHYSDAACEAIASIYGDKKTHMVVSTLNHGALPDLPSDHTVEVSSIITASGALPLTFGHFQPAESGWIQLMKNMELVIDQAAVTGDYGLALQAFIMNPLIPSGQAAKDLLDEMLVANKKYLPQFADKIKELEDQGVTVHDQVAATIDEHIGQI; from the coding sequence ATGTCACGTAACGCACTCAAAATGGTCACTATTGGTGGAGGTTCCAGCTACACTCCCGAGTTAATCGAAGGTTATATCAAACGTCAAGATCAATTACCTATCAAAGAAATTTGGCTAGTTGATATTCCTGAAGGTGAAAAAAAACTCAACATCGTCGGCAACATGGCTAAAAGAATGGTCAAAGCTGCCGGTCTCGATTGGGAAGTTCATCTAACCTTGGATCGTCGTGAAGCCTTAAAAGATGCTGATTTTGTTTCGACCCAATTTAGAGTGGGACTATTAGAAGCCCGTGTCAAAGACGAAAGAATCCCTGGTAGCTACGGCTTACTAGGTCAAGAGACTAACGGTGCCGGAGGAATCTTCAAAGCCTTTCGTACTGTTCCAGTAATTCTAGATATCGTTAAGGATATGAAAGATCTTTGTCCAAATGCTTGGTTGATCAACTTCACTAACCCTAGTGGAATGATCACCGAAGCCATTCAACAATATGGTAAATGGGACAAAGTCATCGGTCTTTGTAACGTTCCCGTAATGGCTATGATGAATGAACCAGCTACAATTGGTAAGGAATTAAAAGACTTAACTTACAAATTTGCCGGAATCGATCACTTCCACTGGCACAGAGTCTGGGATAACTCTGGTAAAGAAGTAACGATGGATATTATCAACAAAATGTATGACGGTTCAGAAACTGGTCTACCTAAGAATATCTTCGATGTGAAGTTCTTCCGCGAGCAACTCAACCAAATGAAGATGATTCCTTGTGGTTACCACCGCTATTACTATCGTCAAACAGAAATGCTCAACCACAGTCTCGAAGAATTCAATCAAAATAAGACTCGTGCTCAAGAAGTTATGCGTATCGAACATGAATTGTTCACTCTTTATCAAGATTCAAATCTCGACCATAAGCCAAAACAATTAGCTGAACGTGGTGGTGCTCATTATTCTGATGCCGCCTGTGAAGCTATTGCCTCAATTTATGGTGACAAAAAAACTCATATGGTTGTTTCTACTTTGAACCATGGTGCCTTACCAGATTTACCATCTGATCATACAGTAGAAGTTTCTTCAATCATCACTGCTTCTGGCGCTTTGCCATTGACATTTGGTCACTTTCAACCTGCCGAAAGTGGCTGGATTCAATTGATGAAGAATATGGAACTAGTTATCGACCAAGCCGCTGTAACTGGTGATTATGGTCTAGCTCTACAAGCCTTTATTATGAATCCATTGATTCCAAGCGGCCAAGCAGCCAAAGATTTATTAGATGAAATGCTCGTTGCTAACAAGAAATATTTGCCACAATTTGCTGACAAAATCAAAGAACTTGAAGACCAAGGCGTAACCGTCCACGACCAAGTTGCCGCCACAATTGACGAACACATCGGACAAATTTAG
- a CDS encoding glycosyltransferase, whose translation MKNIFIDHIAGSTTLGTVINICLLILCLYPIIGSFFWFSGALCYRFLKKNKYDDNWEEIPPNKQPMITIMIPAHNEEVVIEETITYLFNNLNYQNFEVLVTNDGSTDKTQEILERLQLTYPRLRVINIVKNKGKAHAFNIGMHFAKGEYILSNDADTIPEPDALMKYMNFFIHNRDMNTSAVTANMDVQNRSTMLGKSQTVEFSSIVGTIKRSQTSINDSMYAYSGANTLYKKDFLIDVGGFRQDRATEDISIAWDHQTIGAVPRFAPNIVFHMNVPESIPQLYKQRKRWAQGGTEVWLTNLKKFLFHPIKRRYQMSMFIDSTLSIIWSFFFVITSVIFIITMLWLLLHGDFERVFHAFVISFIFVTFELIAGCFQLFTALLLDHHGVKLKYAFFAPLYMLFYWIINPITVVMTFIPAVKTILGFGSGTWTSPKRSSLQDNK comes from the coding sequence ATGAAAAATATATTTATCGACCATATTGCCGGTTCTACTACACTGGGTACAGTCATCAATATTTGCTTGTTGATTCTTTGCTTATATCCCATTATTGGTTCATTTTTCTGGTTCAGTGGTGCGCTATGCTATCGCTTCTTGAAGAAAAACAAATACGATGATAACTGGGAAGAAATCCCACCTAATAAGCAACCGATGATCACCATTATGATACCAGCTCACAACGAAGAAGTGGTCATAGAAGAAACCATTACTTACCTATTTAATAACTTAAATTACCAAAACTTCGAAGTCTTAGTTACTAACGACGGCTCAACTGACAAAACTCAAGAAATTCTCGAACGATTGCAACTGACTTACCCTCGATTGAGAGTCATCAATATTGTAAAAAATAAGGGTAAAGCACATGCCTTCAATATCGGTATGCATTTTGCTAAAGGCGAATACATTTTAAGCAACGACGCTGATACGATTCCCGAACCAGATGCATTGATGAAATACATGAACTTCTTTATTCACAATCGTGATATGAACACTTCTGCTGTCACTGCTAATATGGATGTACAAAATCGCAGTACGATGCTTGGTAAATCACAAACGGTCGAATTTTCTAGTATTGTTGGTACCATCAAACGTAGTCAAACTTCTATCAATGACTCAATGTATGCCTACAGTGGTGCTAATACTTTATATAAAAAAGATTTTTTGATTGACGTTGGTGGCTTTCGACAAGATAGAGCGACTGAAGATATTAGCATTGCTTGGGATCACCAAACGATTGGTGCGGTACCAAGATTTGCTCCTAATATCGTCTTTCACATGAATGTACCAGAATCCATTCCCCAACTATACAAGCAGCGTAAACGTTGGGCTCAAGGTGGTACTGAAGTTTGGTTAACTAATTTGAAGAAATTTCTTTTTCATCCCATCAAACGTCGCTATCAAATGTCGATGTTTATTGACTCAACGCTTTCAATTATTTGGTCGTTTTTCTTCGTCATTACCTCCGTTATATTCATCATAACGATGCTTTGGCTTCTACTTCATGGAGATTTTGAACGAGTCTTCCACGCTTTTGTAATTTCATTTATCTTTGTTACTTTTGAATTAATTGCTGGTTGTTTCCAATTATTTACCGCTCTGTTGCTCGATCACCACGGTGTCAAACTTAAATATGCCTTCTTTGCTCCTTTATACATGTTATTTTATTGGATAATTAATCCAATTACCGTTGTGATGACTTTCATCCCCGCTGTTAAAACAATTCTAGGATTTGGTTCGGGTACTTGGACTAGTCCCAAACGTAGTTCTTTACAGGACAATAAGTAA
- a CDS encoding LacI family DNA-binding transcriptional regulator, producing MTTIYDLAKKTGISKSTISRVVSGNGYVSEEKRKIILNAMHELNYIPNQVAKNLRQKHTKTIGFLVSDYFPLVGDFINSFTKIAAKYGYNVNVYFTQNAKNELKTLSLLTTRALDAVFILTRINSWDTISSYADFGPISTWQRVEHEHIYSNYIDHYPIYTDVLKHLDNLGYKNVGHVLSSLRNANTRARVKAIDDFKLKHPDSNQDYQIFYHGQHGAGIDAANKWLHAKKRPEAMVFFADFVAAEFITTLRKHHIKVPEDCLVVGSDNSEIAKLMNMPTIDLCFRNQAHNAFIYLYNELNDQQLPFEKQTPKLVDAD from the coding sequence ATGACAACTATTTATGATTTGGCTAAAAAAACCGGTATTTCAAAATCGACTATCTCACGCGTTGTCAGCGGCAATGGATATGTCAGCGAAGAAAAAAGAAAGATTATTTTGAACGCCATGCATGAACTAAATTACATCCCTAATCAGGTTGCCAAAAACTTACGACAAAAACACACTAAGACAATTGGCTTTTTAGTCAGTGACTACTTCCCTCTAGTAGGAGATTTTATTAATTCATTTACCAAAATTGCTGCCAAGTATGGTTATAACGTCAACGTTTATTTCACTCAAAATGCTAAAAATGAATTGAAAACTTTGAGTCTCTTAACTACACGAGCCTTAGATGCTGTCTTTATTTTGACTAGGATCAATTCTTGGGACACTATCAGTTCATACGCTGACTTCGGTCCTATTTCAACTTGGCAACGAGTTGAACACGAGCACATTTATTCTAATTACATCGATCACTACCCTATCTATACTGATGTTTTAAAACATCTAGATAATCTAGGATATAAAAATGTGGGGCATGTTTTATCCAGTTTACGTAACGCCAATACGCGGGCTCGAGTTAAAGCTATCGATGACTTTAAATTAAAACATCCCGACAGCAATCAAGATTATCAGATTTTTTATCACGGACAACACGGTGCTGGTATCGATGCTGCTAACAAGTGGTTGCACGCCAAAAAGCGTCCTGAAGCCATGGTCTTCTTCGCCGATTTTGTAGCAGCCGAATTCATAACGACGCTACGAAAACACCACATTAAAGTTCCCGAAGATTGTTTAGTAGTTGGTAGTGATAATAGTGAAATTGCCAAATTAATGAACATGCCAACGATTGATTTGTGTTTTAGAAACCAAGCTCACAATGCATTTATTTACCTTTACAATGAATTAAATGATCAACAACTCCCTTTTGAAAAGCAAACTCCAAAATTGGTCGATGCTGACTAA
- a CDS encoding DMT family transporter encodes MKSKRILGSVFLTIASIIWGAMFVVVKIIVDEVHPIQLVWLEYLIALVFLIGYSIMKREKWHINWPDLKLIFWIGIIGNTISLVAQEMGTGLSNAQTGSVITSTIPAFMIIFGWLILKEKLDKVKIFSVIIAILGVVMIVGLKMSGTNVILGVLLLVLDSIAWALMSVLVKKVKTYSSLQITIMSTVVAVVALTPFILSDMSSLTSINFLDPKVIWSLLYIGAVSTAVAYVMWNRGLQIVSAGSSGLFYLIQPIVGSFLGWLLLGEQISVGFVIGSALILASVWISVKYDGSSDEETQLASAGNSI; translated from the coding sequence ATGAAGTCCAAAAGGATTCTCGGATCCGTCTTTTTAACTATTGCTTCAATTATTTGGGGAGCAATGTTCGTAGTTGTAAAAATTATTGTCGATGAGGTACATCCAATTCAACTAGTTTGGTTGGAGTACTTAATCGCCTTAGTATTCTTGATTGGTTATTCAATCATGAAGAGAGAGAAATGGCATATCAATTGGCCTGATTTAAAATTAATTTTTTGGATTGGGATAATCGGAAATACGATTTCTCTAGTTGCCCAGGAAATGGGTACCGGGTTGTCTAATGCCCAAACTGGTTCAGTCATCACATCAACTATTCCAGCATTTATGATCATCTTCGGTTGGTTGATACTGAAAGAAAAATTAGACAAAGTTAAGATTTTCTCCGTTATCATCGCTATCTTAGGGGTAGTTATGATTGTCGGATTAAAGATGTCTGGAACAAATGTTATCTTAGGAGTCTTGCTCCTAGTTCTCGACTCAATCGCTTGGGCCTTGATGTCTGTCTTGGTCAAGAAAGTAAAGACGTACAGTTCTTTACAAATTACTATTATGTCAACTGTAGTAGCGGTAGTTGCTCTGACACCATTTATTTTGAGTGATATGTCATCACTTACAAGTATTAATTTCTTAGATCCAAAGGTAATTTGGAGTTTACTTTACATCGGTGCAGTTTCGACAGCCGTGGCATATGTAATGTGGAATCGCGGATTACAAATCGTTAGTGCCGGTTCATCTGGTTTGTTCTACTTGATTCAACCAATCGTTGGTTCATTCTTAGGTTGGTTATTGCTTGGCGAACAAATTTCAGTCGGCTTCGTTATCGGTTCAGCATTGATTTTAGCCAGTGTCTGGATATCGGTTAAATACGATGGTTCTTCTGACGAGGAAACACAACTTGCCAGTGCCGGGAACAGCATTTAA
- a CDS encoding glucose PTS transporter subunit IIA, with amino-acid sequence MDKQALISITAPASGKLLTLSKVPDPVFSQGLMGQGFAIEPDSSDIVAPVSGTVTLVSNTKHAFGIKTNDGVDVLVHLGIDTVELKGAPFEVSIKQGDTVTSGQPVVKMNLKMIQDAGKNTTVILAITNSNDILNNLMITGTSNVKGGQIIAVINVKETEEPTTIKSGNKYDQLATEIIKNVGGVENIDSLIHCITRLRFYLKDDTKANTAVIENLDGVITVTKAGGQYQVVIGQAVVDVYDAVIKQIGPGFTNDAATAEAVAQTTKDAKKVHGIWPNIKLGISNFIGVLTASMIPIIGILAGSGILKGILAALTGFKILSTTSGTYVILNAVGDATFYFLPVVLGFTAAKKLGSDPIVLGIVGGILIYPQIVTLAGKASTASTNFLGIPTTLVSYVSSVFPIIVAAWLGKYVEKFLKKIIPTYLRSVFVPILEALILSLIIFIGVGPIVTVISKGLSAGLVSIYNFSPALSGFILGGLYQTMVIFGLHWGLIPIVINDIATNGHSYINSILSITMVAQGGAVLAVFLKTKNKKLKEMSLAAAISAFCGVTEPALYGVNLKYKRVFVVASIASAIGGALTGFLKVDNYALSGALIGFPAFITPGVGIGSNFYGYLISHYATLLISVVLVYLFGYTDKMLAKRNDPMNVENVEVA; translated from the coding sequence ATGGATAAGCAAGCACTGATTTCTATCACAGCACCAGCCAGTGGGAAACTTTTAACGCTGTCAAAGGTACCTGATCCAGTCTTTTCACAAGGACTAATGGGACAAGGATTTGCAATTGAGCCTGATTCTTCAGATATCGTCGCACCAGTATCAGGAACTGTAACTTTGGTTTCGAATACTAAGCATGCCTTTGGTATCAAGACAAATGATGGAGTAGATGTCTTAGTACATTTGGGTATCGACACTGTGGAATTGAAGGGAGCACCTTTTGAAGTTTCAATTAAACAAGGTGATACCGTAACTAGTGGCCAACCAGTTGTGAAAATGAATCTAAAGATGATTCAAGATGCTGGAAAAAATACCACGGTGATTTTAGCAATAACTAATAGTAATGATATTTTAAATAATTTAATGATTACGGGAACATCCAATGTAAAGGGTGGTCAAATCATCGCGGTAATTAATGTTAAAGAAACTGAAGAGCCAACTACCATTAAATCAGGTAATAAATATGATCAATTAGCCACAGAAATTATCAAAAATGTTGGTGGGGTAGAGAACATCGATAGCTTAATTCACTGTATTACTAGATTGCGTTTTTATTTGAAGGATGATACAAAAGCTAATACAGCAGTTATTGAAAACCTTGATGGTGTCATCACAGTAACTAAAGCGGGCGGACAATATCAAGTCGTCATTGGTCAAGCTGTGGTTGATGTTTATGATGCTGTTATTAAGCAGATTGGTCCAGGTTTTACTAACGATGCTGCTACTGCTGAAGCTGTGGCCCAAACAACGAAAGATGCTAAAAAAGTCCATGGAATTTGGCCTAATATTAAACTTGGAATAAGTAATTTTATTGGTGTTTTGACTGCTTCAATGATTCCAATTATTGGTATTCTAGCAGGTTCAGGTATTTTGAAAGGGATTTTAGCAGCTCTAACAGGTTTTAAGATTTTATCAACAACTAGTGGTACTTATGTAATTTTAAATGCGGTTGGGGATGCAACATTTTATTTCTTACCAGTTGTTTTAGGATTTACGGCAGCTAAGAAATTAGGTTCTGATCCAATCGTATTAGGAATTGTCGGTGGAATTTTGATCTATCCGCAAATTGTTACTCTAGCTGGTAAAGCCAGTACGGCCAGCACTAACTTTTTAGGCATACCGACAACATTAGTATCGTATGTTTCTTCAGTTTTTCCAATTATTGTGGCAGCTTGGTTGGGCAAATACGTTGAAAAGTTCTTGAAAAAAATAATTCCAACTTATTTAAGAAGTGTCTTCGTACCAATTTTGGAAGCTTTGATTTTGAGTTTGATTATCTTTATTGGAGTGGGACCAATCGTTACCGTAATTAGTAAAGGTTTATCTGCCGGTTTAGTTTCAATTTACAACTTCAGTCCAGCGTTATCTGGTTTTATTTTAGGTGGACTTTATCAAACAATGGTCATCTTTGGACTTCACTGGGGTCTGATTCCAATTGTTATCAACGATATTGCCACTAATGGTCACAGTTATATCAATTCGATTCTTTCCATAACGATGGTTGCTCAAGGTGGTGCCGTTCTAGCAGTTTTCTTGAAGACTAAGAATAAGAAATTAAAGGAAATGTCTTTAGCAGCAGCTATTTCAGCCTTTTGTGGCGTTACGGAACCAGCACTTTATGGTGTTAACTTAAAATATAAACGAGTTTTTGTTGTTGCAAGTATCGCCAGTGCTATTGGTGGAGCTTTGACAGGATTCTTGAAAGTTGACAATTATGCTTTGTCAGGAGCTTTGATTGGATTCCCAGCTTTTATCACGCCAGGAGTCGGTATTGGCAGCAATTTCTATGGTTATTTAATATCACACTACGCAACATTGCTAATTTCCGTTGTACTTGTCTATCTATTTGGCTATACTGATAAAATGCTAGCAAAAAGAAATGACCCAATGAACGTAGAAAACGTCGAAGTGGCATAG
- a CDS encoding alpha/beta hydrolase, producing MEAKKYNLEVSNHDFTVKSYWLDQVEDFNQTVDYPIVVICPGGGFTFHSAREEEPVALRFNSFGMHAVVLEYKLIDQETVYPTALQELAKTIDWINKQPTSRHIDKKRIILVGFSAGGNLVASYNGIGTDPKLRQKYQIDHLTGEHAGVILGYPAIDLTIKGSFPDDDKVLHEISTDPTFWKAQDLLNENSKPAFVWQTRTDELVNVINSLTYVERMTQLGLEAEYHMFGSGIHGLVFGTYVTQKPGKDKYLNAWTSKWIELALNWLQMMKLLG from the coding sequence ATGGAAGCAAAGAAATATAATCTTGAAGTCTCCAATCATGATTTTACCGTTAAGAGTTATTGGCTTGACCAAGTAGAAGATTTCAATCAAACAGTCGATTATCCAATCGTAGTAATTTGTCCGGGTGGAGGATTCACCTTTCATTCGGCTCGTGAAGAAGAACCAGTAGCGTTACGTTTCAATTCTTTTGGAATGCACGCTGTAGTCTTAGAGTACAAGTTGATTGATCAAGAAACGGTTTATCCAACAGCGTTACAAGAATTGGCGAAAACGATTGATTGGATCAACAAACAACCGACTTCACGACATATTGATAAGAAACGTATTATTTTAGTTGGCTTTTCAGCTGGTGGAAACCTAGTGGCGAGTTATAACGGAATTGGAACTGATCCAAAACTTCGTCAAAAATATCAAATTGATCATTTAACTGGCGAACATGCTGGAGTGATCTTAGGTTATCCAGCAATTGATTTGACCATTAAAGGAAGTTTTCCTGATGATGACAAGGTTTTACACGAGATAAGTACTGATCCAACTTTTTGGAAGGCTCAGGATTTGTTAAACGAAAATTCTAAACCAGCTTTTGTTTGGCAGACGAGAACGGATGAATTAGTTAATGTCATCAACTCATTGACTTATGTTGAAAGAATGACTCAACTAGGTTTGGAAGCCGAATATCACATGTTTGGCTCAGGCATTCACGGGCTAGTCTTTGGTACATATGTCACACAAAAACCGGGTAAAGATAAGTACTTAAATGCCTGGACTTCTAAATGGATCGAATTAGCTTTAAATTGGCTTCAAATGATGAAATTACTCGGATAA